One Ignavibacteria bacterium genomic window carries:
- a CDS encoding FkbM family methyltransferase — protein sequence MLKVLKIKYEMMLRKLGGKFGLDLKMTDEERFMLLIKHHNIDLIFDIGANTGQYAEMLFSLGYKGKIVSFEPLSDAYRAMKNKSERNPNWIAAEQCAIGEFDGEIDINISENSVSSSIMKVMDEHTKAEPSSRTTKQEKVKIHKLDTIAKQYTGSAKNLLIKIDTQGYEDNVIEGAKETIKLCKGMQVELSLVKLYEGQKLFDEMVKKITSLGFSLQQVEPSFTDKNSGKMLQVDGIFFRD from the coding sequence ATGCTGAAAGTTTTAAAAATAAAATATGAGATGATGCTGAGAAAACTCGGAGGAAAATTCGGGCTTGACCTGAAGATGACCGATGAGGAAAGATTTATGCTTCTCATCAAGCATCATAACATTGATTTAATTTTTGACATTGGCGCAAACACGGGACAGTATGCCGAGATGCTCTTTTCGCTAGGTTATAAAGGTAAGATTGTAAGTTTCGAGCCGCTTTCTGATGCTTATAGAGCAATGAAAAATAAAAGTGAACGAAATCCTAACTGGATTGCGGCAGAGCAATGCGCTATCGGAGAGTTTGATGGCGAGATAGATATTAACATTTCTGAAAATTCCGTTAGCAGTTCAATTATGAAAGTTATGGATGAACACACAAAAGCCGAACCTTCATCGAGAACGACAAAACAGGAAAAAGTTAAGATTCATAAACTCGATACAATTGCGAAACAGTATACCGGCAGTGCAAAAAACTTGTTGATAAAAATCGATACGCAGGGTTATGAAGATAATGTCATCGAAGGAGCTAAAGAAACAATTAAGCTATGCAAAGGAATGCAGGTTGAGTTATCTCTTGTTAAGCTTTACGAAGGACAAAAACTTTTTGATGAAATGGTGAAAAAAATTACATCACTCGGTTTCAGCTTGCAGCAAGTCGAACCGTCATTTACCGATAAAAACTCCGGCAAGATGCTTCAGGTTGACGGAATATTTTTCAGAGATTAA
- a CDS encoding glycosyltransferase family 2 protein: MNPKVSIITVTYNAGELLQNTLNSIKSQAYDNIEYIIIDGKSEDNTIDIIKKNEKFVSKWVSERDKGLYDAMNKGIELATGDYIWFINAGDEVYSKNTLDKVFKTGQNADAYYGDVQYIDENGKNLGTRTLKKPPKNLSWEDFKNGMIVSHQSIILKKKYAAKYNLDYKYCADLDWMIRSLKKCKVIQNTNLILSKFLIGGYSKENIIPSNKERFKILTKHFSISKVLLSHIDMSFKFAKYYITNKRKLY, translated from the coding sequence ATGAATCCGAAAGTCAGCATAATAACGGTTACATATAACGCAGGTGAGTTATTGCAGAACACTTTAAACAGCATTAAGTCTCAGGCTTATGACAACATCGAATATATAATTATTGATGGAAAATCCGAAGATAATACAATTGATATTATCAAAAAAAATGAAAAGTTTGTTTCAAAGTGGGTGAGCGAGCGGGATAAAGGACTTTATGATGCAATGAACAAAGGAATTGAGCTTGCAACAGGTGATTACATCTGGTTTATAAATGCAGGTGATGAAGTTTATTCTAAAAATACTTTAGATAAAGTTTTTAAAACCGGACAAAATGCGGATGCATATTATGGAGATGTGCAATATATAGATGAAAATGGAAAAAATCTCGGGACACGGACTTTAAAGAAGCCGCCTAAAAACTTATCATGGGAAGATTTTAAGAACGGCATGATTGTTTCGCATCAGTCGATTATTCTGAAGAAAAAATATGCCGCGAAATATAACCTTGATTATAAATACTGCGCTGACCTTGACTGGATGATTCGCTCGTTAAAGAAATGTAAAGTAATTCAGAATACAAATTTGATTTTATCTAAGTTTTTAATCGGCGGGTATTCAAAAGAAAATATTATCCCATCGAATAAGGAACGCTTTAAAATATTAACAAAACATTTTTCAATATCAAAGGTTTTGCTGAGTCACATAGATATGTCATTTAAATTTGCAAAATATTACATAACCAACAAACGGAAATTATATTAA